In Drosophila bipectinata strain 14024-0381.07 chromosome 2R, DbipHiC1v2, whole genome shotgun sequence, one genomic interval encodes:
- the LOC108130222 gene encoding GTPase Era, mitochondrial, producing the protein MVSGNTDKIIFRKMRCNLISTALNVLNITKNGKIFLINSRNLSGAPEISTRVEQTLRSLPADSGGKSKPERSLHIAVIGVPNVGKSTFINHIVNHKVCPTSTKVHTTRQSNTAICTHGQTQLVFYDTPGLVTQREIRKHHLEQSFKSAYRHAIQHADVIAVIHDASNGWTRKELHPTVLDTLKAYANLPSFLVLNKIDALKSKRVLLDLIKTLTNNSLTGKGSGKDAERNTPATVAEETRLNKRNTTWSHFSDVFLVSAITGSGLHELQDYLVGQALLRKWKFPPDVYTDSNPEALIVESVRARLLDYLPQEIPYHLKCQLEYYNVEKNVVYTSVQVECPTSRIERLICGESNGKLRQITERVTSDLVEMFGQAVSLTIATFSKGKKSASLNQK; encoded by the exons ATGGTGTCTGGTAACACtgacaaaattatatttcgCAAGATGCGGTGTAATTTGATTTCAACGGCCTTAAACGTTCTAAATATTACTAAAAATGGCAAGATATTCCTTATTAACTCACGAAATTTGTCCGGCGCTCCTGAAATATCTACCAGAGTAGAACAGACATTACGTTCACTTCCAGCGGACTCAGGTGGCAAGAGCAAACCCGAGCGGTCGCTCCACATCGCAGTGATTGGGGTTCCAAACGTGGGCAAAAGCACTTTTATTAACCATATAGTAAATCATAAGGTGTGCCCTACGTCCACTAAGGTCCATACGACTCGCCAATCGAATACTGCTATCTGCACTCATGGTCAAACGCAGCTCGTCTTTTACGACACGCCCGGCCTGGTGACCCAGCGGGAAATCCGAAAACACCATCTGGAGCAGAGCTTTAAGAGTGCGTATCGGCACGCAATTCAGCACGCCGATGTCATTGCGGTAATACACGACGCTTCCAATGGGTGGACAAGGAAGGAGCTACATCCTACGGTTCTAGATACGCTAAAGGCCTACGCGAACTTACCAAGCTTTCtcgttttaaacaaaatagatGCTTTAAAGTCGAAAAGGGTGCTTCTGGATTTGATAAAGACGTTAACCAATAATTCACTAACGGGAAAGGGGTCTGGTAAAGATGCAGAACGGAATACGCCAGCAACCGTAGCCGAAGAAACGCGGCTTAACAAGCGGAACACCACCTGGAGCCATTTTAGCGACGTTTTTCTCGTTTCGGCCATCACAGGTAGTGGCTTGCACGAACTGCAAGATTACCTGGTGGGGCAGGCACTGCTAAGGAAGTGGAAATTCCCTCCTGACGTCTACACAGATTCTAACCCCGAAGCGCTCATTGTGGAAAGCGTCCGAGCTCGGCTTTTGGACTACTTGCCCCAGGAAATTCCCTATCACCTAAAGTGCCAACTTGAGTACTATAACGTGGAGaaaa ATGTTGTATACACCTCCGTTCAGGTGGAATGTCCGACATCCCGCATTGAGCGCCTGATTTGTGGCGAGTCTAACGGAAAGTTGCGTCAAATCACAGAGCGAGTTACCTCTGATTTGGTGGAAATGTTTGGCCAGGCGGTTTCACTTACAATTGCAacattttccaaggggaaaaAATCGGCGTccttaaatcaaaaataa
- the LOC108130226 gene encoding transmembrane protein 164, whose product MNWDWAVGGITDEIPRTTGSECINYMTDRRRWVETVLLSALFIFIMHRSWLRLAPIKLPPLHETQKPHSPTRLFLLIALSMIFGIEMGFKLAGRSMIFALNPCHVQTCLQIYLLAAKPTKTTTAMFRIQMSNLNGPFLAFLFPEVEGRTYPFEQSTYWIQHALLYIIPIYIIRSGAYTVEDLGDFNWSHIGTAFMLFYHFILLSPLSIFTGINLDHMLCAAMSDPFQGANYRLFACCHQTLLCPLLSKGTVLLFGRPGKKDLCASETVPAPEGLIDPALGTVHQYHQLTAAEYTTQEETAEALLRHRYNAQATAATGVPLSHDVKELTIGAEYTMPTTKID is encoded by the exons ATGAATTGGGACTGGGCAGTCGGTGGCATCACAGATGAGATCCCGCGTACGACGGGTTCCGAGTGCATCAATTATATGACGGACCGGAGGCGCTGGGTGGAAACGGTTTTGTTATCAGCCCTGTTTATTTTCATCATGCATCGCTCCTGGCTGCGTCTGGCGCCAATAAAGCTTCCGCCTCTACACGAGACTCAGAAACCCCACAGTCCAACGAGACTTTTCCTCCTCATTGCCTTGTCCATGATCTTCGGCATTGAGATGGGCTTTAAGCTGGCCGGCCGCTCGATGATATTTGCTCTCAACCCCTGCCACGTGCAGACATGTCTGCAG ATCTATCTTCTGGCGGCAAAGCCCACGAAGACAACGACGGCGATGTTCCGGATACAAATGAGCAACTTGAATGGACCCTTTTTGGCGTTCCTCTTTCCTGAGGTAGAGGGACGCACGTACCCTTTCGAGCAGTCCACTTATTGGATTCAGCACGCTCTGCTGTACATCATTCCCATTTACATAATTCGGAGCG GAGCCTATACCGTTGAGGATCTTGGCGACTTTAACTGGTCCCACATAGGCACAGCCTTCATGCTGTTCTACCATTTCATCCTGCTCTCGCCGCTTTCCATA TTTACCGGAATCAATCTGGACCATATGCTTTGTGCAGCGATGTCGGATCCATTCCAAGGTGCCAACTACAGGTTGTTTGCTTGTTGTCACCAAACGTTGCTCTGTCCGTTGCTTAGCAAGGGGACCGTACTGCTCTTCGGGCGACCGGGCAAGAAAGACCTATGTGCCAGTGAAACGGTTCCAGCGCCAGAAGGTCTAATAGACCCTGCGCTTGGAACCGTGCACCAGTACCACCAGTTGACAGCAGCTGAATACACCACGCAGGAGGAGACGGCGGAGGCTCTGCTACGGCACAGGTACAATGCCCAGGCAACGGCGGCGACGGGCGTGCCACTCTCCCACGACGTAAAAGAACTGACGATTGGAGCTGAGTACACCATGCCCACGACCAAGATCGACTAG
- the LOC108130223 gene encoding probable peptidyl-tRNA hydrolase 2: MPTSSSILQKFLSNSVVFEKSTKLALVVRGDLKMSKGKTAAQCAHAAIMCYQSASQGTKQQNAILQRWCRLGQPKIVLRVDNFEQLSGLERKAQEANLVSALVRDAGRTQLESGTATVLGLGPASNDELDKLVAHLKLL; the protein is encoded by the coding sequence ATGCCGACGTCAAGTAGCATCCTGCAAAAGTTCCTCAGCAACAGTGTCGTCTTCGAAAAGTCCACAAAGTTGGCTCTTGTAGTGCGCGGAGACCTCAAAATGTCCAAGGGCAAAACAGCAGCCCAGTGCGCTCATGCGGCGATAATGTGTTATCAAAGTGCCTCCCAAGGCACCAAACAGCAAAACGCTATCCTGCAGCGCTGGTGCCGTTTAGGACAACCAAAGATAGTTCTCCGCGTGGACAATTTCGAGCAGCTCAGCGGCTTGGAACGGAAGGCACAAGAGGCTAACCTCGTGTCGGCATTGGTACGGGACGCAGGGCGCACGCAATTGGAATCTGGGACGGCCACAGTGCTGGGACTGGGACCGGCTTCAAATGACGAACTGGACAAGCTGGTGGCACACTTAAAACTTTTGTGA
- the Tbce gene encoding tubulin-specific chaperone E codes for MVGIIDEAQLFYPLGSRIKIANNYGTVRYVGEVSGHTGTWLGIEWDDGMRGKHNGIVNGKRYFWTQMPMAGSFIRPGKLGPCATLEDAARERYLNYDSSNVDASLIREAQANLQASLFEVVGMDKIARKQSKFEQLSEVSVDETPVNAAGYLKGFTQLTTLNVSHTLIWNWDIVASIARQLPSLSNLNLSCNRLVIPSSPQIADLEPSFKNLKRINLRRCGFSDWKDVMQTALLWPDIVSLGLQENSFSQLAVVDRQKIFRQLQELDLHRTNIMDFDQVVKLGNIDTLRSLNLMENGIEEIKLPDCDPLTKLNIFMSLEQLNLSHNPIWNEANAFNELDKLPQLRRLSKTPHLKSNFDEMVSKAVASISGLQFINKAEVTAEERRGAEYDIWKKYAVDWMQANLQGSEALRDFCRKHRTYSLLVKKYGSPADFAAIAPAKQSNLIKVLINYQLTGETWEKKVPRMITVQTLQGLVMKRFRLSGNVPQLSYVDAKHPDLVVPLDNNAKTLDFYSVQEHDTVLVQ; via the exons ATGGTGGGGATTATCGATGAAGCACAACTGTTTTATCCACTCGGTTCCCGAATAAAAATAGCCAATAACTATGGCACTGTTCGCTATGTAGGAGAG GTAAGCGGACACACGGGCACCTGGCTAGGCATCGAGTGGGATGACGGCATGCGAGGAAAGCACAACGGTATTGTAAATGGGAAGCGCTACTTTTGGACTCAGATGCCAATGGCGGGAAGCTTTATTCGTCCGGGGAAGCTAGGACCTTGCGCTACGCTCGAGGACGCTGCTCGAGAGCGGTACCTGAACTACGACTCCAGCAATGTCGACGCTTCGCTTATTCGGGAGGCTCAGGCTAATTTGCAGGCGTCGCTCTTTGAAGTCGTTGGAATGGACAAAATTGCTCGCAAACAAAGCAAGTTTGAACAGTTGTCTGAGGTCAGCGTGGACGAGACGCCAGTGAACGCTGCAGGGTATTTAAAGGGATTCACGCAGCTTACCACGCTAAACGTCAGCCACACTCTCATTTGGAATTGGGACATAGTGGCGAGCATAGCCCGTCAGCTACCGTCTCTGAGTAACCTGAATCTAAG cTGCAATCGATTGGTAATACCGTCGTCCCCACAAATCGCAGATCTGGAGCCTTCCTTCAAGAATCTTAAACGCATAAACCTACGAAGGTGCGGCTTTTCTGACTGGAAGGACGTTATGCAGACGGCTCTTTTATGGCCGGATATTGTATCGTTGGGTCTACAGGAAAATTCCTTTAGTCAACTGGCTGTGGTTGATcggcaaaaaatttttcgacAACTTCAAGAGCTTGATCTCCACCGCACGAATATTATGGACTTTGACCAAGTTGTGAAGTTGGGCAATATTGACACTCTGCGATCCCTGAACCTCATGGAAAACGGCATTGAAGAAATAAAGTTGCCGGACTGTGATCCTCTAACTAAACTCAATATTTTTATGTCATTGGAGCAGCTCAACTTGTCGCATAATCCCATTTGGAATGAG GCTAATGCATTTAATGAGCTGGATAAACTTCCACAACTGAGACGTTTAAGCAAGACGCCGCATTTGAAGTCAAATTTCGATGAGATGGTTTCGAAGGCTGTCGCTAGTATATCGGGCCTTCAGTTTATCAATAAGGCAGAAGTGACGGCAGAGGAGCGTCGTGGCGCAGAGTAtgatatttggaaaaaatatgCTGTTGATTGGATGCAGGCGAACCTTCAGGGATCGGAGGCCTTGCGGGACTTTTGTCGAAAGCATCGAACCTATTCTTTGCTTGTTAAGA AATACGGCTCTCCGGCAGACTTTGCGGCAATCGCTCCAGCCAAGCAATCGAATTTGATTAAGGTCCTTATAAATTATCAATTGACGGGAGAGACTTGGGAGAAAAAAGTACCGCGTATGATTACCGTACAGACGCTTCAGGGATTGGTTATGAAGCGATTTCGACTCAGCGGTAACGTTCCACAGCTATCTTATGTAGATGCCAAGCATCCAGATCTGGTAGTTCCGCTGGACAATAATGCTAAAACCCTCGACTTTTATTCTGTCCAAGAGCATGACACAGTTTTGGTCCAGTAA
- the LOC108130224 gene encoding cytochrome c oxidase assembly factor 4 homolog, mitochondrial, with product MPSPTVHNQDQDPVELMLKKTGCIELHYKVQECIAETGDWRACQDKVKEFRTCMQKYVDQQHKKYADVK from the coding sequence ATGCCTTCACCCACGGTCCATAATCAAGATCAGGACCCCGTGGAGTTAATGCTGAAAAAAACCGGCTGCATTGAGCTCCACTACAAGGTACAAGAGTGCATTGCAGAGACAGGTGATTGGCGAGCGTGTCAAGATAAGGTGAAGGAGTTCCGGACGTGTATGCAGAAGTACGTGGACCAGCAACATAAGAAGTATGCCGACGTCAAGTAG